TGAAACGCTCGCCCGCCAGAACGCCTCGTCTTCTTTGACTCAGCTACTTGTCCTAGTTGACTTGTAGGAGAATGGAATCTGACTCGTCCACACACTCATAGCGTGCACGGTGACAGTCCACCAAAATAACCTGTTTCTTGCAGAGGCACTTATAAACCAGATCGAGTTATTGACGATATTTCAGGTTAGAGCCATGCGCAAAGTAGCCACTTACTTTGTCGAAGTCCTCGCTTGCCGAATTTATGACCTATACCCGGATCTTGACGCCTCGATGCTGGAGCTGAGGCTGACTGAGACGAAGCGGTGATAATTCTTCATCTTGAGGATGAGGCAAAGGATGAACTCGTTGGAGATGATTCAAGAAAGATGAGATAATGCAATAATGATGGTGGTAAAGAGAAGGAGGTTGTGATGTGGTAGTGATACTTCAGAATAGTCCGTGAGTAGTGAGTGGCGGTTGGGATTAGCAGCGCCGACAAAAATGAGATAGAGTAATGATCTGATGGTTGTTGAGAAAGgggatagatttttttttttggtgactagaaAGGGAATAGATTGATATTGAATATTTAGAGACAAAGATAAAGAATGATGATAGTaatggtgaaaaaaaaagataatttaaaatttttaagtgattttttaatatttagataattttattatacAAAATCTATATTTTATGAgtataattgtaattttttttcataaataaatttaccaatatttaaaatttttgtgaaaaaaaaaataataattatattctaattctaatcctaatatCCCCCCTCAGTTTACGGGAAAAGTTGATTTTTCCCCTTCTTTTTAGTTAATGTAAATTGATCAGTTAACCAAGCTGTCCCATCTTTTCGGTTTCGTTGAAATTAAAAAGTCAAAAGTAAAAGcctaaaaggaaaagaaggatTATTATTGTTAAGGAAAGTTaactaagatattttttatatgaaaataatataaataaaatgataaataattttttaaaaatttatattttaaatagattaatttttttaaaaaaatattaataaatttttttgtgatatTAGATATTGACAAGATAgtttaaactaaaattttttatcctaATTATAGGAATTAATTTAGAGATAAtatattcatatttattattttataagattttattgatattatttttagaaattaatttgtttgaagtataaatttttaggaatttatttgtcaatttattctaattaaaatatgtattatattatataagtttatcaaatatattaaattatttaattattttaattattatttttatataaaaatattttaatgtaaATAATCATCTTAAAAAAGAAGATCTGTAAAGAAAAtggtagaataaaaaatataaaagtttaatAATCAATCTTGTAATAATTTACATCTTGTATCAattttgctattttaatttaataatttacatcttgtaataatttattattcgtGTACACTAGCTATGACAAAAACATCGTACGAAGGCTTAAATGATTCATGGCCTAGCTATAATTGAGGGTAAATAAATTGGTCAAATATTAGAGATAAAGGCCCAACTACTAGTTGTTAAATACCTTTTTGTTCTCCCcgctttgtgtttttttttaatacttttttgtttcttttgggcCTCTGGCCCCTTcttttaccaaaaataaaattgaaatcatTGGCTAATGATAAACGAATTCATACATGATAGAAGAGTTTATATTTTGGTTATAAAGAGTAAACAATATCATGCAGGTGTATTTGTTCCATTTTTTTAGATCTCTTCACAATCCTTAATGGTATTGCCAGAGAAAAAGtttcaaaaaagtttttggATGTAATTATTTTTGCTGTGATTTCCTTTAACTTATCATCATATCATGTATATGTTTCTCTTCCGAGGAATCCAATAACCCTAAATttagggaaaaagaaaaagaagatcatctaaaaataatatattgattttatgaatcatatcttcaagtaatttaaaattttaaatataacagTTTTAGATTTAAAACCGGATATTTCATTTGTAAATTTACCGAATTAAACACTTATTGATGACTCAACTAACAAATAGAAAATAAGTTATAATATCATCGTATCATAATTAATTCATCTTTAAAAGTGTAAgctattaaaatttaacaatatgTTTTTCTGGTCACAATGAACAGAATTTTGACACATCATTCATAATAGTTATTTTCTTAAAATCATATTGGAGTTGGTTTAATATTGATAATAACATAGACATACGACCTTTTTTATGTGTAGATCAGATAGTATGTATTAGAATATTTATACCTATGAAAGACGGACCTAACATGCAGAAAAAGTAATGAAGGTGGTTATTTTTAGGTAGGTTCACTAATAAAACAGTATTCTAGCTATGACGTACATGCATACGTacatgtttaaaataaaataatttgtggCGTATTTTTTATACGATTATCATTACTTAACTCACTAGCTAGAAAGGGTATAGCCGTAGTATATTATATCACTAGTAGTACAATATAGAATTTATTAGGTGCAATGCATAAGAGTAGTAGTCAATATATTTGATGACagaaaattaagaacaagtaatgGTGAAAATGACACTACATAATCAGTTAATTAACCATGCATGTCACTAAGGAAATGTTGAGCATAACGAGTTGCCCAATCATACTACAATCATATATACCGTGTTCTTTTTTTAATCACAATTTATGAAACTGATAGATAGACACAAACgttcatatatattatatgtggACTTAGTAAcagttgatattttttttttgtttccttttttaatcttttattgcAAGGTCAGATATTGAGCAACGAAACATTATGATTTGTAGCAGGATTTAATAGTTAGTACATAAGTTAGTGAGGTCATATATTCAGATTCCACGAATAGCGTTAGCTAGCGTGGGAGTGAATGACCATTAAGGCATTAACAAAAAACAACTACTCCTCATTGTTGCATACAATTGGCATCATCCATACCCACCCACTGTATTTATATATGTccttttttgtcaaattttgcGGATAAATCTATTCCATTATATTTCCTTAATTCCTTTTCTAGTTATGCATGTGTATCAAGGATTTCAATTTCTAGCATATTTCCTTTAGTTTAATTCGTTTTGTTGGTAGTAATCTTAAAGAAATTGGAGGCCTGTGAGTGTCCGAGATTATCGTAAAGTTGGATGAGAATTTTAAGTTAGTCGTACTGGTACCGACGGTGACTACTGAGAGTTGGATTGAAATGGCCGTACGTAGCAGCAGCAGGTAGATGAAGAAAGACGGGTTTCTTTTATTATGCGCCATCAAATAAAGGGAGTATAGCTATCTCAAATGAAATCCTACCATTGAAATGACAGCCATCGTGGAATCGGACGCATTCTTAATATCATCCCGTACCCTACATCTACCTTCCTTCCCAGTTCCCAAAGCCGCCACGTGTCAGAGTTCATAAAGGGCAAATCAAAAGGGTAGCTTAGCTAAATACTAGCAAAAGACAAAATAGCAACGGCCCTGATCAGGCGCAGATCTGCACTGCGAAGCTGGGGGCAATTGAATTCTCTTCACACTGAGACTCGGTGTAGCggctttgtttgtttctttgctataaacacacacacacacttcaACAGCACACCATGTATTTGCTTTTCACTGTTTCTGTCTTTGTCTCACTCTCtgtctctttctctctctacaacCCTACCTGACTCAAATTCTCTTATTTTATCGTTTTCCCGCAGTTAGATCTCTCCGCTCCGGTGCCTAGTCGGATCCGGGCCGTCGTTTCTGGACCGGCCCATGTCCGCCCTTTGACTTGGCCCAACCCGCTGCATCCCTCTTCCCATGGGCCAGTGCTACGGCAAGCCCAATCCCACCGCCGGTAACCACCATGACGTCGACCCAGCCGCCTCAATTGAGGCCTCCGGGGAAGCATTTCGCTCGCCGCTCCCCTCCTCCGCCGCCACCAACGGCTTCCCGTCGGTGAAGAACACGCCGGCTCGCTCGTCCTCGCATGCGAGCCCATGGCCAAGCCCGTACCCTCACGGCGTGAACGCCAGCCCGTTGCCGGGGGACGGGGTGTCGCCGTCGCCGGCCAGAGGGACTACGCCGAGGAGGTTCTTTAGACGGCCGTTTCCTCCTCCGTCTCCGGCGAAGCACATAAGGGCGTCGCTGGCGAAGAGGCTGGGGCAGGGTAAGCCGAAGGAGGGGCCGATACCGGAGGATCGAGGGGCGGAGGCGGAGGCGGTGGCGGAGCAGTCTCTTGACAAGAGCTTCGGTTATGGAAAGAACTTTGGAGCTAAGTATGAGCTGGGAAACGAAGTGGGGCGAGGGCATTTTGGTCATACCTGCTCCGCCAGGGTGAAGAAGGGTGAGCTCAAAGACCAGCTTGTTGCTGTCAAAATCATTTCCAAGGCCAAGGTACTCCAATTCCTGCCCCTTTTATGTATCATCCTTCTCTTTATATCTTCTCTTATTTTGAGTCTTCTACTTACTTCTTGTCCTAgttgattatttatttgtttctttgtttGTCTTGGATGGTTGATTGTGATTACTTTGGACTCTTATGATGGCATTTGGACAATTCAGGTTGAATTTGGTCAGTCTTTGGTTGATCCATTGCCGGGAATCTATGACATTCCAGGCATTGTCTTTGTCCCCTTTCGTTCCTATTGGATATCGAACTATAGGAACTGGTTATAAAGTTACATGGAATGGAATGAAGTCTAGAACTTCCTGCCACAATGGTTTtctgaaaattttaattgtgtATCCCTTGATAAGAAAGCTATGCTGTTTTCCTTGTTGCGATTGAAACTGTTGTCGTTACTTAGATTTATTAAAACTTCTGTTCTTGTTGGACTTGCATTTGTTGCTTTTGCAATTTACAACAACAGACTTCCGTCCCATACTTTTGAAATATCTTTAGAGAATATGTCTCAAAATACATTTGTTATTTGGGTtgaataatttggatttttatgCAACTATGCTATTTTTGCTTCATCCAGTCATAAAAGTTATGACTTATTACCACAATTAGTTGAATCAACGTGTTACTTATGGCAGATGACCACAGCAATAGCAATTGAAGATGTTCGAAGAGAGGTGAAGCTATTAAAAGCTCTATCTGGCCATAAGCATCTTGTCAAATTTTATGATGCTTACGAGGATGCCAACAACGTGTACATAGTTATGGAGTATGTATTATATCTTGTACAATCTTTCTTATGTTTTCTTTGTACATATCCTTGATTAGTGGGCTAGATTGAACTATAGATAGGAAATTGGTGCTCTTATACCCATTATTTTACTGTCAATATCTGTAGTTAATTTCTGGTTTTTCTGCTTCTACTCAACTAATATTTTGATGGTGGACATGGTAGGCTTAGTAAAAGATGATAATGTAGTAGCATGCATCTTCTAAATTTGCATCACCATATTGTGATGCTTAttgattttatttcatttttttatcagATTGTGTGAAGGTGGGGAGCTTCTTGACCGGATTTTGTCAAGGTTAGTGTTTCattatctttgtaacttttGATTTTCTAGGAGGTTGAGTCTTGGGAAAATGGTAGGATTGCTGCCTTGTGACCTAGTGGTCACAGGTCCATGTTGTGAAAATAGTCTTTACTTGTGGGGGTATGGGTTATTTTTACAATCCCCACACTGCAATCCATAACTTTAGGAGCCTCATGTACTAAGTTGACCTTCCTTGATATTTGCGGTTTTCAACTTGGTATGACCTTTTAATTTGATTGAGGAATGTTATCCTGTATTCTAGAGGGGGAAGATATACAGAGGAGGACGCAAAGGTTATAGTTTTGCAGATTCTAAGTGTAGTTGCTTTTTGTCATCTTCAAGGTGTTGTCCACCGTGACCTAAAGCCTGAGGTTTGTGCATTTAATATTTGTTCCTATTATTTGTAATGTTAACATCAAGTTTTAGAGTCTTCTTGGACTCGGTTATATAaggataaaactaaataatGTTGCTGATAACTTGTCTGCCTTAACTTTTATAGAATTTTCTCTTCACTTCAAGGAGCGTAGATGCTGATATGAAGCTTATAGATTTTGGTCTATCTGATTTCATCAGGCCAGGTAATCATTAGATTGATTCTTAACTTTAGTATTGTCCCACGTTGTCATTATCTATAAGACTACTGCGGCCTTTCGTTCATGCATCTTTAGATGTTGATACAAAGCCAATTCTCCTAAGTTTTCCTTTCATACATGTTGATATTCATGTACAGATGAACGGTTGAATGACATTGTTGGGAGTGCATATTATGTTGCACCTGAGGTCCTTCACAGGTCATATAGTCTAGAAGCAGATATATGGAGTATTGGTGTTATCACCTACATCTTACTATGTGGAAGTCGCCCTTTCTGGGCTCGAACAGAATCTGGAATTTTTCGTGCAGTGCTCAGAGCTGATCCGAACTTCGATGATCTGCCCTGGCCAACTGTGTCTTCAGAGGCTAAGGACTTTGTCAAAAGGCTCTTAAACAAGGATTACAGGAAAAGAATGACCGCTGTCCAAGCACTGAGTAAGTTTTGATACACTTTAGATCATTTATGGTTGGTTTTAGATGCTGTGTAATGTTCCTTTCTTGTTATCATGAGATTATAATTTGTGGAAATTGGCAAACCAGGAATAGGATATTTTTTGGTACATTGCACCaaaagaaatatgcatgtttttGTATGTAAAGAAtaagaatttgatattattaCTACGATTTGAATATATACTTCAATGTTGACGGTTGTGGAATTTCACATCCAATTATATTCTTCCTCGGGAAGTGGGAAAAAAGATACAATTTTAgataactttttgtttttctggtATTTCTACATTATAGAAGTGCATTTTATGTTATGGTAGACTACCACAAGATAACTCAATCGACTATACTACATGTACACCAAAGTTAGacaccagtataaaatacacattagaatacaaatatatattgaaaataaattaaacccacacatgtatttatacacaaatacattggtggctgattttagtggctAATTTTGGTGTACGAATAGCATTTTTGTATCTCAGTTGATTCGTTCATAATGGTAGATCTAGAGACCTGTTCATTGCAAATCGACTCAGGAAACTAATCAATGAGCACTTCTGTAACTGCAGCTCACCCTTGGTTAAGGGATGACAGTCGTCCTATTCCATtagatatattaatttataaattagtgAAGTCATATCTTCATGCGACTCCGTTCAAGCGTGCAGCAGTGAAGGTATTGTTCATTTCCTCCCGTGAATAAGCATATGCTTAGATAATCTTTTTGTTCAGTTTCAGTTGgcaaattttttaaagataaaattgaaaaggaaatgttgtttttattattatataacctTGACAAAATTTTGTtaactttttcaattaaaaatgaaaatggaaaagtaAAACATGTCTGCAGTGAATTCATGTGCACTTTTTAccgaatatatatatatatatatatgtatgggATACTAACTAATTCTTTTCCCCTTCACGTTGTTTATACAGGCCCTTTCAAAAGCCTTGACAGAGGATGAGTTAGTTTATCTTAGAGTACAATTCAGATTGTTGGAACCAAATAGAGATGGGCATGTCTCCCTTGACAATTTCAAAATGGTTATCTACTGCTATTAACTCTGCGAGTCTCGTTTTGATTGATAATGTGGAGTTATATTTGTGTGTTGTGTGTGTGTGATGATCATATGATTCAGTAATCTTGCTAGCTtctgcatatttttatttattccatagATATCAACATGAACATGTACTTCGAAAGGTCGTGGTCAATTGGTCATGCATTCCTCCATCATTTCTTTAGGACTTTTTCTGTCGTTATGATtaagtttttaaatttgaaatttatacaGGCTCTTGCTCGTCATGCCACTGATGCCATGAGGGAGTCAAGGGTTCTCGAAATCATACATGCGGTGAGCTATTCCCGTTGCTTTGGAATTATTGAGCACACAAGTTCCAAGCCATGCTATTCATTTTTAAACGTTTTGCCCAAACAGCAAGAGTGTTCCTGCTACCCTAATCCCATAATAATACTGTATGTAGATGGAACCACTTGCCCATAGGAAGATGGATTTCGAAGAATTTTGTGCCGCTGCTATTAGCACTTATCAACTGGAGGCACATGATAGGTGGGAAGATATTGCCAATACTGCTTTTGAGCATTTTGAGAGAGAAGGCAACCGTGTGATATCAGTTGAAGAGTTAGCAAGAGTAAGTGGTAGCAGTTTCTTTTCGTCATATTATTCTATTTCTTTTACCTCGGTTATTATCATTTATGCTTGTCTATGTTGTGGCTTCAGGAGTTGAATCTTGGTCCTTCAGCTTATGGCATTCTCAAAGATTGGATACGAAATACTGATGGGAAGCTCAATTTACTTGGATATACAAAATTCTTACATGGCGTGACTCTCCGGTCAAACCCAAGACACCGATGACCTTAGACCTTTGGCATATAAAGGTAGGGAGAAAAGATCTTATAGGTTTATAggaatttattttcttcattttttgtttCTGGACAGTGTGTATAAATGAGTGTGATAGCTGATATGGTATGAGGAAAGGTTGAGTCAATATTCTGCTCTCTGCTCTCGCCCTATTTTGCAGTTTGCAGATACTATGTTTCTACGGGTTTGAGCCCGTAGCGCGCTTATTCATTTGTTTCCGAACGTTTCCAGCCAGTACAAAAAATCAAAGGATCAAAGGTGAAAATTTAAGTGcaatcgacttcacgtgaagttgatagctggGAGTGGTTAGATGATTtggttagatgatttgactaatttgactaaattttcatctaacgactctcgtCTATCAAATTCCAAGCAAGTTTTATCGTCCAATATGCACTACGAGGAGATCATAGCTCTGTTCTACTGCACTCTAATTAAAGGCGCCCCCATATCTTCCCTCACATACATTATTAGTGTTGCAGTCAACGTCAATAAGTCCACTCATTGCTCCTTagtgaaaacaaaaagtaaaatcaaattatttctCCTTTGA
This portion of the Arachis duranensis cultivar V14167 chromosome 6, aradu.V14167.gnm2.J7QH, whole genome shotgun sequence genome encodes:
- the LOC107491913 gene encoding CDPK-related kinase 3, with protein sequence MGQCYGKPNPTAGNHHDVDPAASIEASGEAFRSPLPSSAATNGFPSVKNTPARSSSHASPWPSPYPHGVNASPLPGDGVSPSPARGTTPRRFFRRPFPPPSPAKHIRASLAKRLGQGKPKEGPIPEDRGAEAEAVAEQSLDKSFGYGKNFGAKYELGNEVGRGHFGHTCSARVKKGELKDQLVAVKIISKAKMTTAIAIEDVRREVKLLKALSGHKHLVKFYDAYEDANNVYIVMELCEGGELLDRILSRGGRYTEEDAKVIVLQILSVVAFCHLQGVVHRDLKPENFLFTSRSVDADMKLIDFGLSDFIRPDERLNDIVGSAYYVAPEVLHRSYSLEADIWSIGVITYILLCGSRPFWARTESGIFRAVLRADPNFDDLPWPTVSSEAKDFVKRLLNKDYRKRMTAVQALTHPWLRDDSRPIPLDILIYKLVKSYLHATPFKRAAVKALSKALTEDELVYLRVQFRLLEPNRDGHVSLDNFKMALARHATDAMRESRVLEIIHAMEPLAHRKMDFEEFCAAAISTYQLEAHDRWEDIANTAFEHFEREGNRVISVEELARELNLGPSAYGILKDWIRNTDGKLNLLGYTKFLHGVTLRSNPRHR